Genomic DNA from Shouchella patagoniensis:
TTATCCAATGCCTGGACTTAATGAAAGAAACTGGTTCTTCTTTAAAGAAGCATACGACATGGACATGTTCAAAGTTGTTGATATGATTGCCACAATTCAACAACATGTTGACCAAGGAATTAGTTTTACTTTGTTCCTAAAAGATACAATGACAACACGCGACTTGAATCGCATTGACCTATATGCCCATCACAAAGGCATCAAAACGCTTTATTATGCACGCACAAAAGACACCGGCCAAGATAACTGCCTTTCTTGTGTAGTCTAAGCGTTTCATTCGGATTTCAAATAAGGAGAGTGCTTATGACACACGTATATGACGCGGCCAATTGGTCCAAACATGAAGATGATTTTACACAAATGTTTTATAACCAAAATGTAAAACAGTTTTGGCTTCCAGAGGAAGTTGCCTTAAATGGCGACCTCCTCACTTGGAAGTACCTTTCACCTGCTGAAAAAGACACGTACATGAAGGTGCTCGCTGGCCTAACTCTTCTTGATACAGAGCAAGGAAATACGGGCATGCCGATTGTTGCTGAACATGTTCAAGGGCACCAGCGCAAAGCCGTTTTAAATTTTATGGCGATGATGGAAAACGCTGTTCATGCAAAATCTTATTCAAATATTTTTATTACACTCGCTACAACAGAAGAAATTAATGATGTCTTTGATTGGGTTAAAGAAAACCCACGTCTTCAGAAAAAGGCTGATACAATCGTTTCAATTTATAAATCAATTAAATCTGGTGATGAAATCTCACTATTTAAAGCAATGGTCGCATCCGTCTATCTAGAGAGCTTCTTGTTCTACAGCGGCTTTTATTATCCGCTTTACTTTTACGGACAAGGCAAACTTATGCAAAGCGGTGAGATCATTAACTTAATTCTTCGAGACGAAGCAATTCATGGAGTATACATTGGGTTGTTAGCACAAGAGATTTATAACAAACAAACTCCAGAAAAACAAAGTGAACTGCAAGAATATGCTATTGATCTCTTAAAGAAACTTTATAAAAACGAATTGGCTTACACTGAAGAATTGTATGATCCGGTTGGACTTTCACATGATGTGAAGAAATTTATTCGCTACAATGCGAATAAAGCGCTAATGAACTTAGCCTTTGAACCATATTTTGAAGACGAAGAAATCAATCCAATTGTATTAAATGGCTTAAATACAAAAACAAAATCCCATGACTTTTTCTCAATGAAAGGAAATGGCTATAAAAAAGCTACTGTTGAACCATTACGTGATGATGATTTCTTCTTTCCAACAGAAGAAGGTAAAGTGACTCAAGAGCAGATCTAACATCTGCTCTTGCTTTTTTTATGGACAGCACCAAGCAAAATTTAAAATCCTCTTGCTTTGCTTGTCTGTGTATACGATAATGAACAGGTTAAGACAAGCGGAGAAAAACCGCTTTTTTCGACAGGGGGAAACAAACGTTGGGAAAAATGGATGAAATGATTGTCGTTGCGCCGCGAAAACATGTTTTTCATAATGAATCTCTTACTTTTCAAGGGGTAGTCAGCAGTCATGAACAAGTCGCAACCATTATGAATCGCAT
This window encodes:
- the nrdF gene encoding class 1b ribonucleoside-diphosphate reductase subunit beta, yielding MTHVYDAANWSKHEDDFTQMFYNQNVKQFWLPEEVALNGDLLTWKYLSPAEKDTYMKVLAGLTLLDTEQGNTGMPIVAEHVQGHQRKAVLNFMAMMENAVHAKSYSNIFITLATTEEINDVFDWVKENPRLQKKADTIVSIYKSIKSGDEISLFKAMVASVYLESFLFYSGFYYPLYFYGQGKLMQSGEIINLILRDEAIHGVYIGLLAQEIYNKQTPEKQSELQEYAIDLLKKLYKNELAYTEELYDPVGLSHDVKKFIRYNANKALMNLAFEPYFEDEEINPIVLNGLNTKTKSHDFFSMKGNGYKKATVEPLRDDDFFFPTEEGKVTQEQI